A stretch of Shewanella dokdonensis DNA encodes these proteins:
- a CDS encoding PQQ-dependent sugar dehydrogenase encodes MITVTKGFGVSLYATELGDAKQIAVGDQGTLFVGSRKSGTITALVDSNNDGRVDRRYLIAKNMEYPEALAFHNGDLYAALDDRIVVFNNIEQRLKRPSRPKEIYDRLPGKGSKSTRGIKFGPDGRLYISISAPCNVCEPVVPFGSIIALNVNTGESQQIATGIRQVVGFDWNPLDNKLWFADSSREWMGDNIPPDEINRIDASGEHFGFPYIHGKSIKEPAYNQPKNLKIELPVFELPAHVAPMGLLFYNGTQFPKEYQQQMLVAENGSWNRSSKVGYQIVLLKMDGDKVVSRSTLVSFLDGEFPVARPYGLALAPDGSVYISDDLKGNIYRLFYKGNSADEADE; translated from the coding sequence ATGATCACCGTTACCAAGGGCTTTGGCGTTTCCCTGTATGCCACCGAATTAGGTGATGCCAAACAGATTGCGGTCGGTGATCAAGGCACGCTATTTGTTGGCTCGCGCAAGAGTGGCACTATCACCGCGTTGGTTGACAGTAATAACGATGGCCGCGTGGATCGTCGCTATCTGATCGCAAAAAATATGGAATATCCAGAAGCCTTGGCATTTCATAATGGCGATCTATATGCCGCGCTGGATGATCGTATCGTCGTGTTTAACAATATTGAACAACGACTGAAGCGGCCAAGCCGACCCAAGGAAATTTATGATCGCCTGCCTGGTAAAGGCAGTAAGAGTACTCGTGGCATTAAATTTGGCCCTGATGGGCGGCTGTATATTTCAATCAGTGCGCCCTGCAATGTATGCGAACCTGTCGTGCCTTTTGGCAGCATCATTGCGCTGAATGTAAATACCGGTGAATCGCAGCAGATTGCGACTGGTATTCGTCAGGTAGTGGGTTTCGACTGGAATCCGCTCGATAACAAACTGTGGTTTGCTGACAGTAGCCGAGAATGGATGGGCGATAATATTCCGCCCGATGAGATTAATCGCATTGATGCCTCAGGTGAGCATTTCGGCTTTCCATATATACACGGTAAATCGATCAAAGAACCCGCTTATAACCAGCCGAAAAACCTCAAGATTGAGCTGCCTGTGTTTGAGCTGCCGGCACATGTCGCCCCCATGGGATTACTGTTTTATAACGGCACGCAATTCCCCAAAGAATACCAGCAGCAGATGCTGGTCGCAGAAAATGGTTCTTGGAACCGTTCCAGTAAAGTGGGTTACCAGATTGTGCTGTTAAAAATGGACGGCGATAAGGTGGTCAGCCGTTCTACCCTGGTGAGTTTTCTTGATGGAGAGTTCCCGGTGGCACGCCCTTACGGTTTGGCATTAGCTCCCGATGGCTCGGTGTATATTTCTGACGATCTAAAAGGCAACATCTATCGACTGTTTTATAAAGGCAATAGTGCAGATGAAGCTGATGAATAA
- the parC gene encoding DNA topoisomerase IV subunit A gives MSDPLALSMDGVEQIPMRRFTEDAYLNYSMYVIMDRALPHIGDGLKPVQRRIIYAMSELGLSATAKYKKSARTVGDVLGKYHPHGDGACYEAMVLMAQPFTYRYPLVDGQGNWGAPDDPKSFAAMRYTEARLSRFSEVLLSELGQGTVDWGSNFDGTLKEPLVLPARLPHILLNGITGIAVGMATDIPPHNARELALACIELLDNPAADLPRLMEFVPGPDYPTAAEIITPPDEISKIYESGRGSIKARAVYVVEDGEIVVTALPHQSSSSKVLEQIAAQMQAKKLPMVTDLRDESDHENPVRLVIVPRSNRVDCAQLMAHLFATTDLEKSYRINLNVLGLDGRPQVKGLKQLLTEWLTFRTATVRRRLEFRLDKVLSRLHILEALMIAFLNIDEVIEIIRFHEEPKAELMRRFSLSDKQAEAILELKLRHLAKLEEMKIRAEQDELEKEREHLQLLLSSERRLKTLIKKELQADADTYGDDRRSPLVVRAESKALSEQELVPTESVTVILSEKGWVRCAKGHDIDAAGLSYKAGDNFLCAAMGRSNQQSVFIDSAGRAFSTETHTLPSARSQGEPITTRFNLVPGETMEHVLLGDDDNKFLLASDAGYGFICEFKEMVSRNKAGKALLSLPANAKVLTPQRLESGVDYSILAITNEGRMLLFSVDALPQLAKGKGNKIIGIPSERAKLREELLTHLSLVPQGASVTLWAGKRKLTLKSSDLEYYRGERGRRGAKLPRGLQRVDSVDINQDAPVEDPSSDVPLEND, from the coding sequence ATGAGCGATCCGTTGGCCCTGAGTATGGATGGCGTGGAACAGATCCCAATGCGGCGTTTCACAGAAGATGCCTATCTCAATTACTCCATGTACGTCATTATGGACCGCGCCCTGCCTCATATAGGTGATGGCCTTAAACCAGTGCAGCGGCGCATTATCTACGCGATGAGCGAACTGGGGCTGTCTGCCACTGCTAAATATAAGAAGTCTGCTCGTACTGTGGGTGATGTTCTGGGTAAATATCATCCTCACGGTGATGGTGCCTGCTATGAAGCCATGGTGCTGATGGCGCAGCCGTTTACTTATCGTTATCCGCTGGTGGACGGGCAGGGGAACTGGGGCGCGCCGGATGATCCTAAATCCTTCGCCGCGATGCGTTACACCGAGGCGCGCTTGTCGCGCTTTTCAGAAGTGCTGCTCAGTGAATTGGGTCAAGGCACTGTGGATTGGGGCAGCAATTTTGACGGAACACTGAAAGAACCCTTGGTGTTACCCGCGCGTCTGCCACATATTCTGCTAAATGGCATTACCGGTATTGCGGTGGGCATGGCCACCGATATTCCGCCCCATAATGCTCGCGAATTGGCCTTGGCTTGTATTGAACTACTGGACAATCCCGCCGCCGATCTGCCGCGGTTGATGGAGTTTGTTCCCGGCCCCGACTACCCGACCGCCGCTGAAATTATCACTCCGCCGGATGAGATTAGTAAAATCTACGAATCTGGTCGTGGCAGTATCAAAGCCCGCGCCGTATACGTTGTGGAAGATGGTGAAATCGTGGTGACCGCATTGCCGCATCAGTCCAGTTCCAGCAAAGTGCTGGAACAGATAGCGGCGCAGATGCAAGCCAAGAAACTGCCGATGGTGACCGATCTGCGTGATGAATCGGATCATGAAAATCCGGTACGACTGGTCATTGTGCCACGTTCAAACCGGGTGGACTGTGCACAACTGATGGCACATCTGTTTGCCACTACCGATCTGGAAAAAAGCTACCGTATCAATCTTAACGTCTTAGGATTGGATGGCCGGCCACAGGTGAAGGGCCTGAAGCAACTGCTGACGGAATGGTTGACTTTCCGTACCGCCACTGTTCGTCGACGTCTGGAATTTCGTTTAGATAAAGTTTTGTCCAGACTGCATATTCTCGAAGCCTTGATGATCGCCTTCCTCAATATTGATGAAGTCATTGAGATCATTCGCTTTCACGAGGAACCCAAAGCAGAATTGATGCGCCGTTTCAGCCTCAGTGATAAACAGGCAGAAGCCATTCTGGAATTGAAACTGCGGCATTTGGCCAAACTCGAAGAGATGAAAATTCGTGCCGAACAGGACGAATTGGAAAAAGAGCGCGAACATCTGCAACTGTTGCTGAGTTCAGAACGTCGTCTCAAGACTTTGATCAAGAAAGAGTTGCAAGCCGATGCTGATACTTACGGTGATGACCGACGTTCACCGCTGGTGGTGCGTGCAGAATCCAAAGCCTTGTCTGAACAGGAGTTGGTTCCTACCGAGTCTGTTACCGTCATTCTTTCGGAAAAGGGCTGGGTGCGTTGCGCCAAAGGCCACGACATCGATGCCGCCGGGCTCTCCTATAAAGCTGGCGATAATTTCCTGTGTGCAGCTATGGGGCGTAGCAATCAGCAGTCAGTGTTTATTGACAGTGCTGGCCGAGCGTTTTCTACCGAGACCCATACCTTGCCCTCTGCCCGCAGCCAAGGTGAGCCTATCACCACCCGCTTTAATTTAGTGCCGGGTGAAACCATGGAACATGTACTGCTCGGTGATGATGACAACAAGTTCCTCCTTGCCAGTGATGCTGGCTATGGATTTATTTGTGAATTCAAGGAGATGGTTTCACGTAATAAAGCGGGTAAAGCGTTATTGAGTTTGCCTGCTAATGCCAAGGTATTAACTCCGCAACGTCTGGAAAGCGGTGTGGATTATTCTATCCTGGCCATTACCAACGAAGGACGAATGTTGTTGTTCTCGGTAGATGCGCTGCCACAACTGGCTAAAGGGAAGGGAAACAAGATTATCGGTATTCCCTCAGAGCGAGCAAAACTGCGGGAAGAACTGTTGACGCATCTGTCTCTGGTGCCACAGGGCGCTAGCGTGACCTTGTGGGCTGGCAAACGTAAGTTGACATTGAAGAGCAGCGATTTGGAATATTATCGTGGTGAACGTGGGCGCCGTGGTGCCAAATTGCCAAGAGGATTACAGCGGGTAGACAGTGTTGATATCAATCAGGATGCACCAGTGGAAGATCCCAGTAGCGATGTTCCGCTAGAGAATGACTGA
- a CDS encoding bacterioferritin-associated ferredoxin, whose protein sequence is MYVCLCHAITDTQIRQAVSQGDTSLKEVRQRLGVGDQCGKCSRMAMQIIQQQLDLEPNYYEVA, encoded by the coding sequence ATGTACGTTTGTCTGTGCCACGCCATTACGGATACTCAGATCAGACAGGCCGTCAGCCAAGGAGATACCAGCCTTAAAGAAGTTCGCCAGCGTTTAGGTGTTGGTGATCAGTGCGGTAAGTGTAGCCGTATGGCAATGCAGATCATCCAACAGCAACTAGATCTAGAACCTAACTACTACGAAGTCGCTTGA
- a CDS encoding D-2-hydroxyacid dehydrogenase — protein sequence MVHKLLLLTRENCHYQTLLQQLALPELMLLDDAPTAICEADIWLAEPALAAPLLPLAHKLQWLQSTFAGVDKLLTSKSRQDYQLSNIKGIFGPLMSEYVFGYLLAHCRQQQLYREQQQQGLWAPAAYRSLQNQTMLLLGTGSIGSHIATTAQHFGMKTIGMNRSGRPTASFHQIISEIELAQALADADVVVNTLPASAATTEILSAERLNCLKQGALLFNIGRGSAINLLALHELLLSRPDVTAILDVFPQEPLPANHDLWRQNNAIITPHISAPSFPKQVVQIFADNYQRWRCQQPLQYLVDFNRGY from the coding sequence ATGGTTCACAAGTTACTGTTGCTTACCCGTGAAAATTGCCACTATCAGACATTACTGCAACAACTGGCATTACCGGAGCTGATGTTACTGGATGACGCGCCTACCGCAATTTGCGAAGCTGATATCTGGTTAGCCGAACCTGCGCTAGCAGCGCCGTTATTACCTCTCGCCCACAAACTGCAGTGGCTGCAATCGACTTTTGCCGGGGTGGATAAATTGCTTACGTCCAAGAGTCGTCAAGATTATCAACTGAGCAATATCAAAGGGATTTTTGGCCCATTGATGAGTGAATACGTTTTTGGTTATCTGTTAGCACACTGTCGGCAACAGCAGTTGTACCGAGAGCAACAGCAGCAAGGGTTATGGGCACCGGCGGCATATCGGAGTTTGCAGAACCAAACCATGTTGCTGTTAGGCACCGGGTCTATCGGCAGTCACATTGCCACCACCGCGCAACATTTCGGTATGAAAACCATCGGCATGAATCGCAGTGGTCGCCCAACAGCATCGTTCCATCAAATCATTAGTGAAATTGAGCTAGCACAAGCGTTGGCAGACGCCGATGTGGTCGTCAATACCTTGCCAGCATCGGCTGCCACCACGGAAATACTCAGTGCAGAACGCCTTAATTGCCTGAAACAAGGCGCATTACTGTTTAATATCGGCAGAGGCAGTGCTATCAACTTACTTGCATTGCATGAATTGCTACTCAGCCGTCCTGATGTCACCGCTATCCTGGATGTATTTCCACAAGAGCCGCTGCCAGCCAATCACGACTTATGGCGGCAGAACAACGCAATCATTACACCGCATATTTCGGCACCGAGCTTTCCAAAACAAGTGGTGCAAATTTTTGCCGATAACTACCAGCGTTGGCGGTGCCAGCAACCACTGCAATACCTAGTTGATTTCAATCGCGGCTACTAA
- a CDS encoding DUF3392 domain-containing protein gives MHYLVEYLTKLGAMLHPWLSEIATAMVACIVLVFGADVNRWLRRQLGARNFVVRTLIFIVLNAFGYGMLIVVASPWLARQLAHMPAMWMFLLVVATFIVVGSWAQRNNQS, from the coding sequence ATGCATTATCTTGTTGAATATTTAACCAAACTTGGCGCTATGCTGCATCCTTGGCTGAGCGAAATTGCCACCGCTATGGTTGCATGTATCGTGCTGGTGTTTGGTGCCGATGTAAACCGTTGGTTGCGGCGTCAGCTAGGTGCCCGCAACTTTGTTGTGCGCACGCTGATTTTCATTGTGCTTAACGCGTTTGGCTACGGCATGTTAATTGTTGTTGCTAGTCCTTGGCTTGCCAGACAATTGGCCCACATGCCAGCGATGTGGATGTTTTTACTGGTGGTTGCCACCTTCATTGTGGTGGGGAGTTGGGCGCAGCGTAATAACCAAAGCTGA
- a CDS encoding glycerophosphodiester phosphodiesterase — MLVFAHRGASGYAPENTLKAMMLAAELGADAVELDVHNVEGELLVFHDRQLAHKSSGSGLIHRKTLQEIAELRVGGEPIPTLKQVLQALNRRLLVNIELKGIGCVAPFLAQYPQYLNELGYRPEQLLVSSFNHPYLRQVKLQYPEAHVAPLLASIPEDLAACASALDAVALHVDINFISHQLVTDTHRRGLKIHVYTVDDVEDIRALRQLGVDGIFSNFPDKAKQVLAETGAENYSDWFE, encoded by the coding sequence ATGTTGGTTTTTGCACATCGTGGTGCCAGTGGCTATGCGCCAGAAAACACCCTCAAGGCGATGATGTTAGCAGCAGAGCTAGGTGCCGATGCGGTAGAGCTGGATGTACATAATGTGGAAGGTGAGCTGCTGGTGTTTCATGACCGGCAGTTGGCTCACAAAAGTAGTGGCAGTGGCCTCATCCACCGTAAAACACTGCAAGAGATTGCCGAGTTACGCGTAGGCGGTGAACCGATCCCGACACTCAAACAAGTGCTACAAGCGCTGAATCGCCGTTTGTTGGTCAATATTGAATTGAAAGGGATTGGTTGTGTGGCACCATTTCTGGCGCAATATCCTCAGTATCTTAACGAGCTCGGATATCGTCCTGAACAATTATTGGTTTCCTCCTTCAACCACCCTTACCTACGCCAGGTAAAGTTACAGTATCCAGAGGCCCATGTTGCACCATTGCTGGCCAGTATTCCTGAAGATCTGGCGGCCTGCGCCAGTGCCTTAGACGCTGTGGCACTGCATGTGGATATCAACTTTATCAGTCATCAACTGGTCACCGACACTCATAGGCGCGGTCTAAAGATACATGTTTATACCGTTGATGATGTAGAGGATATTCGCGCACTTAGACAGCTTGGTGTGGATGGCATTTTCAGTAATTTTCCGGATAAGGCCAAGCAAGTCCTTGCGGAGACTGGCGCAGAGAATTACAGCGATTGGTTTGAGTAA